The following are encoded in a window of Phaseolus vulgaris cultivar G19833 chromosome 3, P. vulgaris v2.0, whole genome shotgun sequence genomic DNA:
- the LOC137807376 gene encoding uncharacterized protein isoform X2, producing MRGNVSETKWLTVTAITFTLTAITISAYALKRKWNNLNSKIEELETSLKSCSEKCASERQGRIRAQQALREEVTKSQPQSQNLNLTCYPMMPIGIVHSCFSTRNGTPRQPLLVPLARACLVFNTTRVPPASLEGLEEYSHCWILYVFHLNTDLEKLWKHPSKSGFKAKVRVPRLKGGRKGVFATRSPHRPCPIGLTVAKVEAVQGNMVLLSGVDLVDGTEDNLLSVASISLSEDFTSALENCWIMAEKKSLYASPSEFQSLIKQVLSWDIRSLSQRNRPHDALLKKENDASDVDEHQNETLVHEREQNGINSNEIVYHLILEGLDVSYRIDHDGNVIVENISPAVQDNKRSLFNYLTWKDKMQ from the exons ATGCGCGGCAACGTTTCAGAAACAAAATGGTTGACAGTGACCGCCATAACCTTCACACTCACCGCCATTACCATCTCTG CCTACGCATTAAAGAGAAAATGGAATAATCTGAACTCCAAGATCGAGGAGCTCGAGACATCTCTCAAGTCCTGCTCTGAGAAATGCGCCTCCGAAAGGCAAGGCCGAATCAGGGCTCAACAG GCCTTGAGAGAAGAAGTGACAAAATCGCAACCTCAATCTCAAAACCTAAATCTCACCTGTTATCCCATGATGCCAATCGGTATCGTCCACTCCTGCTTCTCCACCAGGAACGGGACGCCGAGGCAACCGTTACTCGTGCCACTTGCTAGGGCGTGTTTGGTTTTTAACACTACTCGCGTTCCGCCGGCGTCGCTTGAGGGTTTGGAGGAATATTCTCATTGCTGGATTCTGTATGTTTTTCACTTAAATACGGATCTTGAGAAGCTGTGGAAGCATCCGTCTAAATCAGGGTTCAAGGCCAAG GTGAGGGTTCCGAGACTGAAGGGTGGAAGAAAGGGAGTGTTTGCCACACGATCCCCACACCGTCCATGCCCCATCGGACTCACAGTTGCGAAG GTAGAGGCTGTACAGGGAAATATGGTTTTGCTCTCTGGTGTGGATCTGGTTGATGGAACT GAGGATAACTTGCTTTCTGTAGCGTCTATTAGCCTTTCGGAGGACTTCACTTCAGCTCTCGAAAATTGCTGGATAATGGCA GAAAAAAAGTCATTGTATGCATCACCAAGTGAGTTCCAAAGCTTGATAAAGCAGGTTCTTTCATGGGATATTCGGTCATTGAGTCAACGCAATCGGCCACATGATGCACTACTTAAGAAAGAAAACGATGCTTCTGATGTAGATGAGCACCAAAATGAAACATTAGTACATGAAAGAGAGCAGAATGGTATAAATTCCAATGAAATCGTTTATCACCTGATTTTGGAGGGACTTGATGTCTCTTACAGAATTGATCATGACGGTAATGTCATCGTAGAAAATATATCACCTGCTGTTCAGGATAATAAGCGTAGTCTCTTTAATTACTTGACATGGAAAGACAAGATGCAATGA
- the LOC137807376 gene encoding uncharacterized protein isoform X1: MRGNVSETKWLTVTAITFTLTAITISAYALKRKWNNLNSKIEELETSLKSCSEKCASERQGRIRAQQALREEVTKSQPQSQNLNLTCYPMMPIGIVHSCFSTRNGTPRQPLLVPLARACLVFNTTRVPPASLEGLEEYSHCWILYVFHLNTDLEKLWKHPSKSGFKAKVRVPRLKGGRKGVFATRSPHRPCPIGLTVAKVEAVQGNMVLLSGVDLVDGTPVLDLKPYLPYCDSIREATVPNWLTEDNLLSVASISLSEDFTSALENCWIMAEKKSLYASPSEFQSLIKQVLSWDIRSLSQRNRPHDALLKKENDASDVDEHQNETLVHEREQNGINSNEIVYHLILEGLDVSYRIDHDGNVIVENISPAVQDNKRSLFNYLTWKDKMQ, from the exons ATGCGCGGCAACGTTTCAGAAACAAAATGGTTGACAGTGACCGCCATAACCTTCACACTCACCGCCATTACCATCTCTG CCTACGCATTAAAGAGAAAATGGAATAATCTGAACTCCAAGATCGAGGAGCTCGAGACATCTCTCAAGTCCTGCTCTGAGAAATGCGCCTCCGAAAGGCAAGGCCGAATCAGGGCTCAACAG GCCTTGAGAGAAGAAGTGACAAAATCGCAACCTCAATCTCAAAACCTAAATCTCACCTGTTATCCCATGATGCCAATCGGTATCGTCCACTCCTGCTTCTCCACCAGGAACGGGACGCCGAGGCAACCGTTACTCGTGCCACTTGCTAGGGCGTGTTTGGTTTTTAACACTACTCGCGTTCCGCCGGCGTCGCTTGAGGGTTTGGAGGAATATTCTCATTGCTGGATTCTGTATGTTTTTCACTTAAATACGGATCTTGAGAAGCTGTGGAAGCATCCGTCTAAATCAGGGTTCAAGGCCAAG GTGAGGGTTCCGAGACTGAAGGGTGGAAGAAAGGGAGTGTTTGCCACACGATCCCCACACCGTCCATGCCCCATCGGACTCACAGTTGCGAAG GTAGAGGCTGTACAGGGAAATATGGTTTTGCTCTCTGGTGTGGATCTGGTTGATGGAACT CCAGTGCTTGATCTCAAGCCTTACCTACCATATTGTGACAGCATCCGAGAAGCTACAGTGCCAAATTGGTTGACA GAGGATAACTTGCTTTCTGTAGCGTCTATTAGCCTTTCGGAGGACTTCACTTCAGCTCTCGAAAATTGCTGGATAATGGCA GAAAAAAAGTCATTGTATGCATCACCAAGTGAGTTCCAAAGCTTGATAAAGCAGGTTCTTTCATGGGATATTCGGTCATTGAGTCAACGCAATCGGCCACATGATGCACTACTTAAGAAAGAAAACGATGCTTCTGATGTAGATGAGCACCAAAATGAAACATTAGTACATGAAAGAGAGCAGAATGGTATAAATTCCAATGAAATCGTTTATCACCTGATTTTGGAGGGACTTGATGTCTCTTACAGAATTGATCATGACGGTAATGTCATCGTAGAAAATATATCACCTGCTGTTCAGGATAATAAGCGTAGTCTCTTTAATTACTTGACATGGAAAGACAAGATGCAATGA